One part of the Candidatus Bathyarchaeota archaeon genome encodes these proteins:
- a CDS encoding type I restriction-modification system subunit M, with protein MANFQEKVTFIWDLADLLRHVYKRNEYQKVILPFTVLKRFDCVLADTKSDVLQAYNKYKDEFENLEHLLTTTSKHPFYNYSKYDFKTLLEDPEHIEQNLIHYLDSFSKNVQDIFDDSGFKIRGHIAQLSKNDLLYLLVKKFSETKVDLHPDVVSNQEMGLIFEELVRKFSEQSNEEAGDHFTPREVVDLMTHLMFEPHKDEFTSENLVKTVYDPACGTGGMLTGAKNYILSLNKSVDVALFGQELLDEIYAICKADMLMKGENSDNIKGPKSTLSKDQFPTMKFDYIISNPPYGKKWEMDEQPVLKETERGFEGRFGAGTPRINDGQLLFLQHMISKMKINGEKSRIAAITNGSPLFTGDVGSGESNIRRWIIENDWLEAIIALPSQLFYNTGINTYIWILTNQKSVERTGKIQLIDATSFFKRMRRNLGNKRNEVGEDDINRIISLYTDFIDGKNSKILDNQEFGYTRVVVERPMRLNYCISEERLENLYSIQTFSKLAESNSKSAQQKLEEETSGKEHQKAIIAALRKIGTNTYKTWGLFEEKVKAVLKEFDLNSHLITAIIIALSEHDDTAEYVLVKGKRQPDSNLRDQEKVPLKQSIEAYFEKEVKPYYPDAWMDTARNEIGYEINFAKYFYKYNAPRALDEIDKEIKQIIADIQEHLNEEF; from the coding sequence ATGGCTAATTTCCAAGAGAAAGTCACCTTCATTTGGGACCTTGCAGACCTCCTCAGGCACGTTTACAAGAGGAATGAGTATCAAAAAGTCATTCTCCCATTTACTGTGCTGAAGAGGTTTGACTGTGTCTTAGCTGACACTAAAAGCGATGTCCTGCAAGCCTACAATAAATACAAGGACGAGTTTGAGAACTTAGAACACCTGCTTACAACCACATCTAAGCACCCGTTCTATAACTACTCAAAGTATGACTTTAAGACACTGCTTGAAGACCCAGAGCATATCGAACAAAACCTCATTCATTATCTGGACAGCTTTAGTAAAAATGTCCAAGATATTTTTGACGATTCAGGATTTAAAATAAGAGGGCACATCGCACAATTATCTAAAAATGACCTTTTGTATTTACTCGTGAAGAAATTTTCCGAGACAAAGGTTGATTTGCACCCAGATGTGGTTTCCAATCAAGAGATGGGTCTGATATTTGAAGAACTAGTCAGAAAATTCTCAGAACAATCAAACGAAGAAGCAGGCGACCACTTCACACCAAGAGAAGTTGTAGATTTAATGACCCACCTGATGTTCGAGCCGCATAAGGACGAGTTTACAAGTGAAAACTTAGTAAAAACGGTCTATGACCCAGCATGCGGTACAGGTGGAATGCTGACTGGCGCTAAAAACTATATTCTTTCGTTGAATAAGAGCGTGGATGTTGCGCTATTTGGGCAGGAGCTTCTTGACGAAATTTACGCCATTTGTAAGGCAGATATGTTAATGAAGGGAGAGAACTCCGACAACATTAAAGGCCCTAAAAGTACATTATCGAAAGACCAATTTCCAACAATGAAGTTTGACTACATCATATCTAACCCCCCATACGGGAAGAAATGGGAGATGGACGAGCAACCCGTCCTAAAAGAAACGGAAAGAGGATTTGAAGGAAGATTCGGAGCTGGGACACCAAGAATCAACGACGGTCAATTACTTTTCCTTCAACATATGATATCAAAAATGAAGATCAATGGGGAGAAATCACGTATCGCCGCGATTACTAACGGGTCACCATTGTTCACTGGTGATGTGGGTTCCGGGGAGAGCAACATCCGGAGATGGATAATAGAAAACGATTGGCTTGAAGCAATAATTGCTCTTCCAAGTCAATTGTTTTACAATACCGGAATTAACACGTATATTTGGATTTTAACAAATCAAAAATCTGTCGAGCGAACTGGAAAAATTCAACTTATCGACGCTACCTCATTTTTCAAAAGAATGAGACGAAACCTTGGCAATAAAAGAAATGAAGTGGGTGAAGATGATATCAATAGAATAATTTCTCTTTACACCGATTTTATTGATGGTAAAAATAGCAAAATACTGGATAATCAAGAATTTGGCTATACACGGGTCGTAGTTGAGAGACCTATGCGACTTAACTACTGTATATCAGAAGAACGATTAGAAAACCTTTATTCAATCCAAACTTTTTCAAAGCTTGCTGAAAGTAACAGTAAAAGTGCTCAGCAAAAACTTGAAGAGGAAACGAGCGGTAAGGAACACCAGAAAGCGATAATTGCTGCACTGAGAAAAATAGGTACAAATACTTACAAAACCTGGGGACTGTTTGAGGAAAAAGTGAAAGCAGTTCTCAAGGAATTTGACTTAAACTCTCATTTAATTACTGCAATTATAATTGCCCTATCAGAGCACGATGATACCGCTGAATATGTGCTTGTCAAAGGTAAAAGACAGCCTGACTCTAACTTACGCGACCAAGAAAAGGTTCCGTTAAAGCAAAGCATAGAAGCATATTTCGAAAAAGAAGTCAAACCTTACTATCCTGATGCTTGGATGGATACAGCGAGAAATGAGATCGGCTATGAGATTAATTTTGCTAAATATTTCTATAAATACAATGCCCCGAGAGCACTGGACGAAATAGATAAAGAAATCAAGCAAATTATTGCTGATATACAAGAGCATTTGAATGAAGAGTTTTAG